One stretch of Streptomyces sp. 135 DNA includes these proteins:
- a CDS encoding class F sortase, translating into MPSSHPADDFDFQDAQEDEKQKKRAPWGVMALVLLTGLALIRNGSGEFDVGPPQPASAAAADHTPEAGPDAPAPLIFSPAERIRIKGIQVDAPVIPVGLDAEGWVDAPPPEDPNLAGWFTGAVSPGEKGTAVVVGHVDNQQGPAVFYGLGSLKKGNHVEVRRKDKKTAIFEIYGIEVFAKDDFPGKRVYGNSGTPELRVITCGGGFSEQSGYDGNVVVFARLTAVR; encoded by the coding sequence ATGCCTTCGTCCCATCCGGCCGACGATTTCGACTTTCAGGATGCCCAGGAGGACGAAAAGCAGAAGAAGCGCGCCCCGTGGGGTGTGATGGCGCTTGTCCTGCTGACCGGCCTCGCGCTGATCCGCAACGGCTCGGGAGAATTCGACGTGGGCCCGCCGCAGCCCGCTTCCGCCGCGGCGGCCGATCACACGCCCGAGGCGGGCCCCGACGCCCCGGCACCGCTGATCTTCTCGCCCGCCGAGCGCATCCGCATCAAGGGCATCCAGGTGGACGCCCCGGTCATCCCGGTGGGCCTGGACGCCGAGGGCTGGGTGGACGCGCCGCCGCCCGAGGACCCGAACCTGGCGGGCTGGTTCACGGGGGCCGTCTCGCCGGGTGAGAAGGGCACGGCGGTGGTCGTCGGCCATGTGGACAACCAGCAGGGCCCCGCCGTCTTCTACGGCCTCGGTTCCCTGAAGAAGGGAAACCACGTCGAGGTCAGGCGCAAGGACAAGAAGACCGCGATTTTCGAGATCTACGGCATCGAGGTGTTCGCGAAGGACGACTTCCCGGGAAAGCGCGTCTACGGGAACAGCGGAACTCCCGAATTGCGGGTCATCACCTGCGGCGGCGGTTTCTCCGAGCAGTCCGGATACGACGGGAACGTCGTGGTCTTCGCCCGCCTGACCGCGGTGCGCTGA
- a CDS encoding DUF4239 domain-containing protein — translation MSEWLVLTLAMAAACGVVLVVTLLRHRRTGADYDASETPDVIEYMTMMIGVVYAIVLGLAIAGVWEARGAAQEHVRVEAQALHEVSERARVYPEDVRDRIRADVHTYVSHVVTKEWDAMKSKGELTDRGADLLARIRHDVTDYEPKSDFEAQAYQPLVDEVAAADDARSSRADSVGATMPGVVWFGLIIGGLVTIGMIFALQIRRTPRELLLAGLFSALFAFLLFLIWDFDAPYSRGIAATAEPFRALFPHLGG, via the coding sequence TTGTCGGAATGGCTTGTTCTCACCCTCGCGATGGCGGCCGCTTGCGGTGTCGTGCTCGTCGTGACACTGCTGCGGCACCGCAGGACCGGCGCGGACTACGACGCGTCGGAGACCCCGGACGTCATCGAGTACATGACCATGATGATCGGTGTCGTGTACGCCATCGTCCTCGGTCTGGCCATCGCGGGCGTCTGGGAGGCGCGCGGCGCCGCCCAGGAACACGTCCGCGTCGAGGCCCAGGCCCTGCACGAGGTCTCGGAGCGCGCCCGGGTATATCCGGAGGACGTCAGGGACCGTATTCGCGCCGATGTCCACACATATGTCAGCCATGTCGTCACCAAGGAGTGGGACGCCATGAAGTCCAAGGGGGAACTCACCGATCGCGGTGCGGATCTCCTGGCCCGGATCCGCCATGACGTGACCGACTACGAACCGAAGTCGGACTTCGAGGCCCAGGCGTACCAGCCGCTGGTCGACGAGGTGGCGGCCGCGGACGACGCGCGCAGCTCACGGGCGGACAGCGTGGGGGCGACCATGCCGGGCGTGGTGTGGTTCGGCCTGATCATCGGGGGCCTGGTCACGATCGGCATGATCTTCGCGCTACAGATCCGCCGTACGCCGCGCGAACTGCTCCTCGCCGGCCTCTTCTCCGCCCTGTTCGCCTTCCTGCTCTTCCTGATCTGGGACTTCGACGCCCCGTACAGCCGGGGCATCGCGGCGACGGCGGAACCGTTCAGGGCGCTCTTCCCACACCTCGGCGGCTGA
- a CDS encoding EAL domain-containing protein codes for MSAEPDGPEGRLRRFATIWSRAIFPVTATSLTRPEFEEQLVPLARRLRDALQERFFDATQGHAVGAALIDTHCTDPEALSRTLDCVDAYLVLYCGGDGSQEELRARSSRIQHAVAAGFAQALRERTLAEQEAISRAALSARSAVAEALHASEARFRAVFHGAAIGIGIAGLDGTILEVNDALVRMFGGLESNLRGRNAAEWTHPDDSPHVWKLYEELVRGEREHYRVEKAFYRPDGTVLWTNLTVSLLRDADGLPQYQLALMEDTTERRLLNLRLRYEATHDALTGLPNRTLFFERLEKALSAGENARFGLCYLDLDGFKTVNDSLGHAAGDRLLVEVADRLQSCATAPGEMVARLGGDEFVALTTGPDTETEVDELAGRIMNALSAPIRVDGRELTVRGSIGIVEGPAGERGAAEVLRSADITMYRAKSAGGNRYEVADPEADARAITRHGLTTALPAALERGEFFIEYQPLVHLGDGSVRGAEALVRWLHPQHGIIGPDRFIPLAEHTGLIVPLGRWVLEESVRQARLWESRTQGGADAAPLRVNVNLSPMQLTHPGLVSDTVDILEREGLAPGALCLEVTESALIGADDDLLKPLRRLAEMGVDIALDDFGTGYSNLANLRRLPVSVLKLDRSFTQGMQHFPADPVDLKIVEGIVALAHSLDLAVTVEGVETGHQADQLRELGCDTAQGWYYARPGPPDRLHELALADAVG; via the coding sequence TTGAGCGCCGAGCCGGACGGGCCGGAGGGAAGACTCCGCAGGTTCGCCACCATCTGGAGCCGTGCCATCTTCCCGGTGACGGCGACCTCGCTGACCCGTCCCGAGTTCGAGGAGCAACTGGTGCCGCTCGCCCGGCGGTTGCGCGACGCGCTCCAGGAGCGGTTCTTCGACGCGACGCAGGGCCACGCGGTCGGCGCCGCCCTCATCGACACGCACTGCACCGACCCCGAGGCGCTGAGCCGCACCCTCGACTGTGTCGACGCCTACCTGGTCCTGTACTGCGGCGGCGACGGCTCCCAGGAGGAGCTGCGGGCCCGCAGCTCGCGCATCCAGCACGCGGTGGCGGCCGGTTTCGCCCAGGCGCTGCGCGAGCGCACCCTCGCCGAGCAGGAGGCGATCTCCCGCGCCGCGCTCAGCGCGCGCAGCGCCGTCGCCGAAGCCCTGCACGCGAGCGAGGCACGCTTCAGGGCGGTCTTCCACGGGGCGGCGATCGGCATCGGCATCGCGGGCCTGGACGGCACGATCCTGGAGGTCAACGACGCGCTGGTGCGCATGTTCGGCGGCCTGGAGAGCAATCTGCGCGGACGCAACGCGGCCGAGTGGACACACCCCGACGACTCGCCCCACGTATGGAAGCTGTACGAGGAGCTGGTGCGCGGCGAGCGCGAGCACTACCGCGTGGAGAAGGCCTTCTACCGTCCCGACGGCACGGTCCTGTGGACGAACCTGACCGTCTCACTGCTGCGGGACGCGGACGGACTGCCGCAGTACCAGCTGGCGTTGATGGAGGACACCACGGAGCGCCGGCTGCTCAACCTCCGCCTGCGCTACGAGGCCACCCACGACGCGCTCACCGGTCTGCCCAACCGCACGCTGTTCTTCGAGCGCCTGGAGAAGGCCCTCTCGGCGGGCGAGAACGCCCGGTTCGGCCTCTGCTACCTCGACCTCGACGGCTTCAAGACCGTCAACGACAGCCTCGGGCACGCGGCCGGCGACCGGCTGCTCGTGGAGGTCGCCGACCGGCTCCAGTCCTGCGCGACCGCGCCCGGCGAGATGGTGGCCCGGCTCGGCGGCGACGAGTTCGTGGCGCTCACCACGGGCCCCGACACCGAGACCGAGGTCGACGAGCTCGCCGGGCGCATCATGAACGCCCTCTCCGCCCCGATCCGCGTGGACGGCCGAGAGCTGACGGTGCGCGGCAGCATCGGCATCGTGGAGGGCCCCGCGGGGGAGCGCGGCGCGGCGGAGGTGCTGCGCAGCGCCGACATCACGATGTACCGCGCGAAGTCCGCGGGCGGCAACCGCTACGAGGTCGCCGACCCGGAGGCCGACGCCCGCGCCATCACCCGGCACGGCCTGACCACCGCGCTGCCCGCCGCCCTGGAGCGCGGCGAGTTCTTCATCGAGTACCAGCCGCTGGTGCACCTCGGCGACGGCAGTGTGCGCGGCGCCGAGGCGCTGGTGCGGTGGCTGCACCCGCAGCACGGGATCATCGGCCCCGACCGGTTCATCCCGCTCGCCGAGCACACCGGCCTGATCGTGCCCCTTGGCCGCTGGGTGCTCGAGGAGTCCGTACGGCAGGCCCGCCTCTGGGAGTCGCGTACGCAGGGCGGAGCGGACGCCGCGCCACTGCGGGTCAACGTCAACCTCTCGCCCATGCAGCTCACTCATCCGGGCCTTGTCTCCGACACGGTCGACATCCTGGAGCGCGAGGGCCTCGCGCCGGGCGCGCTCTGCCTGGAAGTCACCGAGTCCGCGTTGATAGGAGCGGACGACGATCTGCTCAAGCCGTTGCGCAGGCTCGCGGAGATGGGCGTCGACATCGCGCTCGACGACTTCGGCACGGGCTACTCCAACCTCGCCAATCTGCGCAGGCTGCCGGTGAGCGTGCTCAAGCTGGACCGCTCCTTCACCCAGGGCATGCAGCACTTCCCGGCCGACCCCGTCGACCTGAAGATCGTCGAGGGGATCGTCGCGCTCGCCCACAGCCTGGACCTCGCGGTCACGGTCGAGGGCGTCGAGACGGGCCATCAGGCGGACCAGCTGCGGGAGCTTGGCTGCGATACTGCTCAGGGCTGGTATTACGCGCGTCCCGGTCCGCCGGACCGCCTGCATGAACTGGCACTGGCGGACGCGGTCGGCTGA
- a CDS encoding amino acid permease — protein MAGLRTGQGVLRRKPIEHIEETEAGGGLSRSLGLWQLTAIGVGGIIGAGIFSLAGAVANGTAGPAVLISFLIAGVASAAAAFSYAEFAGMIPKAGSAYTYGYVVLGELTGWFIGWDLLLEYTAIVAVVAIGISGYFGFLVEEMGAELPAWMMGAPGTGDGHKVDLFAAVLCLFIAYLLTLGIKNAARFEMVVVVLKVLVVLVVIAVGFFHIDTGNYDPFFPYGVSGAFTGAATVFFAVFGYDAMSTAAEESKDAQRHMPKAILYSLTISMVLYVLACLVLTGMQSYTEVDPESGFSTAFKSVGLGGLADIIAVGAIIGILTVMFTFMLGCTRVWFSMSRDGLLPKWFAKTHETRHVPTRVTWIVGIASAAIAGFLPIGEAAELTNIGILLAFVVVCVAVIVLRYKRPDLPRTFRCPGMPFVPAIGVVFSLWLITFLQWQTWARFAVWFGLGLVVYFGYSYRKSELAKAERDAVE, from the coding sequence ATGGCGGGACTCCGTACGGGGCAGGGCGTGCTGCGCCGCAAGCCCATCGAGCACATCGAGGAGACGGAGGCGGGCGGGGGCCTGTCGCGTTCCCTCGGTCTCTGGCAGCTCACCGCCATCGGCGTCGGCGGCATCATCGGCGCCGGCATCTTCAGCCTCGCGGGAGCCGTGGCGAACGGCACGGCGGGGCCCGCGGTGCTGATCTCCTTCCTGATCGCGGGCGTCGCGAGCGCGGCCGCCGCGTTCTCGTACGCCGAGTTCGCGGGCATGATCCCGAAGGCCGGTTCCGCGTACACGTACGGCTATGTGGTGCTCGGCGAGCTGACCGGCTGGTTCATCGGCTGGGACCTGCTCCTGGAGTACACGGCGATCGTCGCGGTCGTCGCGATCGGCATCTCCGGGTACTTCGGCTTCCTCGTCGAGGAGATGGGCGCGGAGCTGCCGGCGTGGATGATGGGGGCGCCCGGCACCGGCGACGGCCACAAGGTCGACCTCTTCGCCGCCGTGCTGTGCCTGTTCATCGCGTACCTGCTCACCCTCGGCATCAAGAACGCCGCGCGCTTCGAGATGGTCGTGGTCGTGCTGAAGGTGCTCGTGGTGCTGGTGGTGATCGCGGTCGGCTTCTTCCACATCGACACCGGCAACTACGACCCGTTCTTCCCCTACGGGGTCAGCGGCGCGTTCACGGGGGCCGCGACCGTGTTCTTCGCCGTCTTCGGATACGACGCCATGAGCACGGCCGCCGAGGAGTCCAAGGACGCGCAGCGGCACATGCCGAAGGCGATCCTCTACTCCCTCACCATCTCGATGGTGCTGTACGTGCTCGCCTGCCTGGTCCTGACCGGCATGCAGAGCTACACGGAGGTCGATCCGGAGAGCGGGTTCTCCACGGCCTTCAAGTCGGTGGGGCTCGGCGGTCTCGCCGACATCATCGCGGTCGGCGCGATCATCGGCATCCTCACGGTGATGTTCACGTTCATGCTCGGCTGCACGCGCGTGTGGTTCTCGATGAGCCGGGACGGCCTCCTTCCCAAGTGGTTCGCGAAGACGCACGAGACCCGCCACGTGCCGACGCGCGTGACGTGGATCGTCGGCATCGCGTCAGCCGCCATCGCCGGGTTCCTGCCGATCGGCGAGGCGGCCGAACTCACCAACATCGGCATCCTGCTGGCCTTCGTCGTGGTGTGCGTCGCGGTGATCGTGCTGCGCTACAAGCGCCCCGACCTGCCGCGCACCTTCCGCTGCCCCGGCATGCCGTTCGTGCCCGCGATCGGCGTCGTCTTCTCGCTCTGGCTGATCACGTTCCTCCAGTGGCAGACCTGGGCGCGGTTCGCCGTGTGGTTCGGCCTCGGTCTCGTCGTGTACTTCGGCTACTCCTACCGCAAGTCGGAGCTGGCGAAGGCGGAGCGGGACGCCGTCGAGTAG
- a CDS encoding SAM-dependent methyltransferase: MERPAWAPLGIDISMPSVSRIYDYYLGGSHNFEVDREAGRKAMEFMPGLPKIMQANRAFMRRAVRYAVDQGVTQFLDIGSGIPTFGNVHEVAQQASDEARVVYVDHDPVAVAHSEAVLDGDERAAVVAADLRKPRDILGSSEVDALLDLDRPVALLLVAVLHFVEDAYDPYAAVAELRDALAPGSLIVVTHASYEGIPVPPEQADGTVGVYKDIRNPLIMRSRDEIARFFEGYDMVEPGLVPMPHWRPDTAPDEEDPYSFSGFAGVGQKR; the protein is encoded by the coding sequence ATGGAGCGTCCCGCCTGGGCCCCGCTCGGCATCGACATCTCGATGCCCAGCGTTTCCCGCATCTACGACTATTACCTGGGCGGTTCGCACAACTTCGAGGTGGACCGGGAGGCCGGCCGCAAGGCCATGGAGTTCATGCCGGGCCTGCCGAAGATCATGCAGGCCAATCGCGCGTTCATGAGGCGAGCGGTGCGGTACGCCGTCGACCAGGGCGTCACCCAGTTCCTCGACATCGGCTCCGGCATCCCGACCTTCGGCAACGTCCACGAGGTGGCGCAGCAGGCCAGCGACGAGGCGCGCGTCGTGTACGTCGACCACGACCCGGTCGCCGTCGCGCACAGCGAGGCGGTCCTCGACGGCGACGAACGGGCCGCGGTCGTCGCCGCGGACCTGCGCAAGCCCCGGGACATTCTGGGCAGTTCGGAAGTCGACGCGCTCCTCGACCTGGACCGCCCGGTGGCCCTGCTGCTCGTCGCCGTCCTGCACTTCGTCGAGGACGCGTACGATCCGTACGCGGCGGTCGCCGAACTGCGGGACGCCCTCGCGCCCGGCAGCCTGATCGTCGTCACCCACGCCTCGTACGAAGGGATCCCGGTTCCCCCCGAGCAGGCCGACGGCACGGTCGGTGTATACAAGGACATCCGCAATCCACTGATCATGCGCTCGCGCGACGAGATCGCGCGGTTCTTCGAGGGATACGACATGGTGGAACCCGGCCTGGTGCCGATGCCGCACTGGCGGCCCGACACGGCGCCCGACGAGGAGGACCCGTACTCCTTCTCGGGGTTCGCGGGCGTGGGACAGAAGCGTTGA
- a CDS encoding LysR family transcriptional regulator → MDLIAVRTFVTAVDSGQFQEAAVNLSITPQAVSKRIAALEKDLGVRLFSRTARGARLTIDGQAFLPYARALLQAEERAAASVRPGRRALRVDVIGRRVSVAGLLRDFHRAYPETELDVVTLFDSATAIAAVRSGTIDATFRAVTMPGRPLPEGVAAAAVFDEPLYLFTGPDHEFATAPSISPAQLAGRRIWMPGNLPGTEWAAYYDDLAASFGFTVDAVGPDFGIEALLDTIAASSTLATFVSEQTPLVWPAGHDLRRIPLRDPTPVYPHSLIWRTDNPHPALIALRDHLTAAYPGHPDDGIWTPQWAAQPPGPTHD, encoded by the coding sequence GTGGATCTCATCGCCGTGCGCACCTTCGTCACCGCTGTGGACTCGGGGCAGTTCCAAGAAGCCGCCGTCAACTTGTCGATCACGCCGCAGGCCGTCTCCAAGCGCATCGCCGCGCTGGAGAAGGACCTCGGCGTGCGGCTGTTCAGCCGGACGGCCCGTGGCGCCCGGCTCACCATCGACGGGCAGGCTTTCCTGCCGTACGCCCGCGCGCTCCTCCAGGCCGAGGAGCGGGCCGCCGCTTCCGTACGGCCGGGGCGTCGGGCGCTGCGGGTCGACGTGATCGGCCGCCGGGTCTCGGTGGCGGGGCTGCTGCGCGACTTCCATCGCGCGTACCCCGAGACCGAGCTCGACGTCGTGACCCTGTTCGACTCCGCCACGGCCATCGCCGCCGTACGGTCCGGGACGATCGACGCGACCTTCCGCGCCGTGACCATGCCGGGGCGGCCGCTTCCCGAAGGGGTGGCGGCCGCCGCGGTCTTCGACGAGCCGTTGTACCTGTTCACCGGACCGGACCACGAGTTCGCCACGGCCCCCTCGATCTCGCCCGCGCAGCTCGCCGGGCGCCGGATCTGGATGCCCGGCAACCTGCCCGGCACCGAGTGGGCCGCCTACTACGACGACCTCGCCGCCTCGTTCGGTTTCACCGTCGACGCGGTCGGCCCCGACTTCGGCATCGAAGCCCTCCTCGACACGATCGCGGCCTCCTCGACGCTGGCGACCTTCGTCAGCGAGCAGACCCCGCTGGTCTGGCCCGCCGGCCACGACCTGCGGCGAATCCCTCTGCGCGACCCGACCCCGGTCTACCCGCACTCGCTGATCTGGCGCACCGACAACCCCCACCCGGCGCTCATCGCGCTGCGTGACCACCTCACCGCCGCCTACCCCGGCCACCCCGATGACGGGATCTGGACGCCGCAGTGGGCGGCCCAGCCGCCCGGGCCAACTCACGACTGA
- a CDS encoding universal stress protein, translating into MSEDQSHQFERGTDGPKVIVAGVDGSDSSLRAAAYAAGLARRQRALLAVVYIQPVLAAGAALGVPVADTTEEIAEGLITEIRAAAERVKDIFDVRWEFHTFRGDPYSGLVTAADELKADAVVVGASEQAGHRIVGSVAVRLVKAGRWPVTVVP; encoded by the coding sequence GTGAGCGAAGACCAGTCCCACCAATTCGAACGCGGCACCGACGGGCCCAAGGTGATCGTCGCCGGAGTCGACGGCTCCGACTCGTCGCTGCGGGCCGCGGCATACGCCGCCGGCCTCGCCCGGCGCCAGCGGGCCCTGCTCGCCGTCGTCTACATCCAGCCGGTCCTCGCGGCGGGCGCCGCGCTCGGCGTGCCGGTGGCCGACACCACGGAGGAGATCGCCGAGGGGCTCATCACGGAGATCAGGGCCGCGGCCGAGCGGGTGAAGGACATATTCGACGTCAGATGGGAGTTCCACACCTTCCGTGGCGATCCCTACAGCGGCCTCGTCACCGCCGCCGACGAGCTGAAGGCCGACGCCGTGGTCGTCGGCGCCTCCGAGCAGGCGGGCCACCGCATCGTCGGCTCGGTCGCCGTGCGGCTGGTGAAGGCGGGCCGTTGGCCGGTCACCGTGGTGCCCTGA
- a CDS encoding SCO0930 family lipoprotein: MRHPSGRAPRARRSASLVATAVALLALTAACGQEKGDQSPNGQNVGNEAPAKGDGYGAGDGYGADSGAADDGAGAKAKPAGQLAVWDSKKLGKVVTDSAGFTLYRFDKDTAQPPKSNCDAACLKLWPAAPADGAKAAPGVDGSLLGEVTGVDGTKQLTIDGWPMYRYAKDTEPGDAKGQGVGGVWHAAAPDGKKAAPAAAGTAPTESAPDGAAPADPAGLSTRKDPKLGEIVVDKNGMTVYRFTKDSAWPIKSNCEGACAEKWPAVAPVDKADTKGIDKKGYMTYDRPDGGKQQTIDCWPLYTFAGDKKPGDTNGQGVGGTWYAASPDGKAVGAPR; encoded by the coding sequence ATGCGGCATCCAAGTGGGCGAGCCCCTCGGGCCAGGCGGAGCGCCTCGCTCGTAGCGACGGCTGTGGCCCTGCTGGCGCTGACGGCGGCGTGCGGCCAGGAGAAGGGCGACCAGTCCCCGAACGGCCAGAACGTGGGCAACGAAGCGCCCGCCAAGGGCGACGGATACGGCGCGGGCGACGGATACGGAGCCGACTCCGGCGCCGCGGACGATGGCGCGGGCGCCAAGGCGAAGCCGGCCGGTCAGCTCGCCGTATGGGACAGCAAGAAGCTCGGAAAGGTCGTCACCGACAGTGCGGGCTTCACGCTGTACCGCTTCGACAAGGACACCGCCCAGCCGCCCAAGTCCAACTGCGACGCCGCCTGTCTGAAGCTCTGGCCGGCCGCGCCCGCCGACGGGGCGAAGGCCGCGCCGGGCGTCGACGGCTCCCTGCTCGGCGAGGTCACCGGCGTCGACGGCACCAAGCAGCTCACCATCGACGGCTGGCCGATGTACCGGTACGCGAAGGACACCGAGCCCGGTGACGCCAAGGGCCAGGGCGTCGGCGGCGTCTGGCACGCAGCGGCCCCCGACGGCAAGAAGGCCGCGCCCGCGGCGGCCGGAACCGCCCCCACCGAGAGCGCCCCGGACGGGGCCGCCCCCGCCGACCCCGCGGGCCTGTCCACCCGCAAGGACCCGAAGCTCGGTGAGATCGTCGTCGACAAGAACGGCATGACCGTCTACCGCTTCACCAAGGACTCCGCCTGGCCGATCAAGTCCAACTGCGAGGGCGCCTGCGCCGAGAAGTGGCCCGCCGTCGCCCCCGTCGACAAGGCCGACACCAAGGGCATCGACAAGAAGGGCTACATGACCTACGACCGCCCGGACGGCGGCAAGCAGCAGACGATCGACTGCTGGCCGCTGTACACCTTCGCCGGCGACAAGAAGCCCGGCGACACCAACGGGCAGGGTGTGGGCGGCACTTGGTACGCGGCGAGCCCCGACGGCAAGGCGGTGGGCGCCCCCCGATAA